A part of Kitasatospora acidiphila genomic DNA contains:
- the nusG gene encoding transcription termination/antitermination protein NusG, whose amino-acid sequence MSESPLYDADETVREADVAAELDAAEAADPEDAEQITSGVDSDEDEVEAADQAEAGVPAEEAALHVVSEDAAEAGEEAEAAAEEAVEVDPVAKFREELRFMPGEWYVIHTYAGYENRVKQNLEQRAVSLNVEEYIFQAEVPQEEVVQIKNGDRKTIRQNKLPGYVLVRMDLTPESWGVVRNTPGVTGFVGNAYDPYPLTLDEVVKMLAPDVERAAAKEAGKPSPVKPSEIQVLDFEVGDSVTVTDGPFATLQATINEINPDSKKVKGLVEIFGRETPVELSFDQIQKN is encoded by the coding sequence GTGTCTGAGTCCCCCCTGTACGACGCCGACGAGACCGTCCGCGAGGCGGATGTCGCCGCCGAGCTGGATGCGGCTGAGGCTGCCGACCCCGAGGACGCCGAGCAGATCACCAGCGGCGTGGACAGCGACGAGGACGAGGTCGAGGCGGCGGACCAGGCCGAGGCCGGGGTGCCCGCCGAGGAGGCCGCGCTGCACGTGGTGAGCGAGGACGCCGCCGAGGCCGGCGAGGAGGCCGAGGCCGCTGCCGAGGAGGCCGTCGAGGTCGACCCGGTCGCCAAGTTCCGCGAGGAGCTGCGGTTCATGCCCGGCGAGTGGTACGTGATCCACACCTACGCGGGCTACGAGAACCGGGTGAAGCAGAACCTGGAGCAGCGCGCGGTCTCGCTCAACGTCGAGGAGTACATCTTCCAGGCCGAGGTGCCGCAGGAGGAGGTCGTCCAGATCAAGAACGGCGACCGCAAGACCATCCGGCAGAACAAGCTCCCCGGCTACGTGCTGGTCCGCATGGACCTCACCCCCGAGTCCTGGGGCGTGGTGCGCAACACCCCGGGTGTCACCGGCTTCGTCGGCAACGCCTACGACCCGTACCCGCTGACCCTGGACGAGGTCGTCAAGATGCTGGCGCCGGACGTCGAGCGCGCCGCGGCCAAGGAGGCCGGCAAGCCGTCGCCGGTCAAGCCGAGCGAGATCCAGGTGCTGGACTTCGAGGTCGGCGACTCGGTCACCGTCACCGACGGTCCGTTCGCCACCCTGCAGGCGACCATCAACGAGATCAACCCGGACTCCAAGAAGGTCAAGGGCCTGGTCGAGATCTTCGGCCGCGAGACCCCGGTCGAGCTGTCGTTCGACCAGATCCAGAAGAACTAG
- the rplK gene encoding 50S ribosomal protein L11, which translates to MPPKKKKVTGLIKLQINAGAANPAPPVGPALGQHGVNIMEFCKAYNAATESQRGMVVPVEITVYEDRSFTFITKTPPAARLILKAAGIEKGSGEPHKTKVAKLTSAQVREIATTKLPDLNANDLDAAEKIIAGTARSMGVTIEG; encoded by the coding sequence ATGCCTCCCAAGAAGAAGAAGGTCACGGGGCTTATCAAGCTCCAGATCAACGCCGGTGCGGCCAACCCGGCGCCGCCGGTCGGCCCCGCGCTGGGTCAGCACGGCGTCAACATCATGGAGTTCTGCAAGGCCTACAACGCGGCCACCGAGTCGCAGCGTGGCATGGTCGTGCCGGTGGAGATCACGGTCTACGAGGACCGCTCCTTCACCTTCATCACCAAGACCCCGCCGGCCGCGCGCCTCATCCTGAAGGCCGCGGGCATCGAGAAGGGCTCCGGCGAGCCGCACAAGACCAAGGTCGCCAAGCTGACCTCGGCCCAGGTGCGCGAGATCGCCACCACCAAGCTCCCCGACCTGAACGCCAACGACCTGGACGCCGCGGAGAAGATCATCGCGGGTACCGCCCGGTCCATGGGCGTCACCATCGAGGGCTGA
- the rplA gene encoding 50S ribosomal protein L1, with the protein MKRSKALKAADLKVDRDRLYAPLEAIRLARETSTTKFDATVEVAMRLGVDPRKADQMVRSTVNLPHGTGKTARVLVFATGDRAAAAEAAGADIVGSDELIDEVAKGRLDFDAVVATPDLMGKVGRLGRVLGPRGLMPNPKTGTVTPDVAKAVTDIKGGKIEFRVDKHSNLHFIIGKASFTDEQLVENYAAALDEVLRAKPSAAKGRYIKKTAVSTTMGPGIQVDPNRTRNLLVEEDPAAV; encoded by the coding sequence GTGAAGCGCAGCAAGGCCCTCAAGGCCGCGGACCTCAAGGTCGACCGCGACCGTCTCTACGCCCCGCTCGAGGCCATCCGCCTCGCCCGGGAGACCTCCACCACCAAGTTCGACGCGACCGTCGAGGTTGCCATGCGCCTGGGTGTCGACCCGCGCAAGGCCGACCAGATGGTCCGCAGCACCGTCAACCTGCCGCACGGTACCGGTAAGACCGCCCGGGTCCTGGTCTTCGCGACCGGCGACCGTGCCGCGGCTGCGGAGGCTGCGGGCGCCGACATCGTCGGCTCCGACGAGCTCATCGACGAGGTGGCCAAGGGTCGTCTGGACTTCGACGCCGTCGTCGCCACCCCGGACCTCATGGGCAAGGTCGGCCGCCTGGGCCGCGTGCTCGGTCCCCGTGGTCTGATGCCGAACCCGAAGACCGGCACCGTCACCCCGGACGTGGCCAAGGCCGTCACGGACATCAAGGGCGGCAAGATCGAGTTCCGCGTCGACAAGCACTCGAACCTGCACTTCATCATCGGCAAGGCGTCCTTCACCGACGAGCAGCTGGTCGAGAACTACGCCGCCGCCCTTGACGAGGTGCTGCGGGCCAAGCCGTCCGCCGCCAAGGGCCGCTACATCAAGAAGACCGCGGTTTCGACCACCATGGGCCCCGGCATCCAGGTGGACCCGAACCGCACCCGCAACCTCCTGGTCGAGGAGGACCCGGCCGCCGTCTGA
- the rplJ gene encoding 50S ribosomal protein L10 produces MARPDKAAAVAEITEKFRASNAAVLTEYRGLTVKQVKTLRRSLGENAQYAVVKNTLTKIAANEAGITELDDQFNGPTAVAFVTGDPVESAKALRDFAKENPALIIKGGVLDGKALSADDIKKLADLESREVLLSKLAGAMKGKQSQAASLFQALPSKLVRTVDALRDKVEQGGAGTPAPAEDAAAE; encoded by the coding sequence ATGGCCAGGCCTGACAAGGCTGCCGCCGTCGCGGAGATCACGGAGAAGTTCCGTGCCTCCAACGCGGCCGTGCTGACCGAGTACCGCGGTCTGACGGTGAAGCAGGTCAAGACCCTGCGTCGCTCGCTCGGCGAGAACGCCCAGTACGCCGTGGTGAAGAACACGCTGACCAAGATCGCGGCCAACGAGGCCGGGATCACGGAGCTCGACGACCAGTTCAACGGTCCGACGGCTGTCGCCTTCGTCACCGGTGACCCGGTGGAGTCGGCGAAGGCTCTGCGTGACTTCGCCAAGGAGAACCCCGCCCTGATCATCAAGGGCGGCGTGCTCGACGGTAAGGCGCTGTCTGCCGACGACATCAAGAAGCTCGCGGACCTCGAGTCCCGCGAGGTGCTGCTCTCCAAGCTGGCCGGTGCCATGAAGGGCAAGCAGTCCCAGGCTGCCTCGCTCTTCCAGGCCCTGCCCTCGAAGCTCGTCCGCACCGTGGACGCGCTGCGCGACAAGGTCGAGCAGGGCGGTGCCGGTACGCCGGCTCCCGCCGAGGACGCCGCCGCCGAGTGA
- the rplL gene encoding 50S ribosomal protein L7/L12 → MAKLTQDELLAQFEDMTLIELSGFVKAFEEKFDVTAAAAAPVMIAGAAGGAAAEAVEEKDEFDVILDGAGDKKIQVIKEVRTLTSLGLKEAKDLVDTAGAVVLEKVNKETAEKAKAALEGAGAKVTVK, encoded by the coding sequence ATGGCGAAGCTGACCCAGGACGAGCTGCTCGCTCAGTTCGAGGACATGACCCTGATCGAGCTCTCGGGCTTCGTGAAGGCCTTCGAGGAGAAGTTCGACGTCACCGCCGCTGCGGCCGCCCCGGTCATGATCGCCGGTGCCGCCGGTGGCGCTGCCGCCGAGGCCGTTGAGGAGAAGGACGAGTTCGACGTCATCCTCGACGGTGCCGGCGACAAGAAGATCCAGGTCATCAAGGAGGTGCGCACCCTGACCTCCCTCGGCCTGAAGGAGGCCAAGGACCTCGTCGACACCGCCGGTGCCGTTGTCCTGGAGAAGGTCAACAAGGAGACCGCCGAGAAGGCCAAGGCTGCCCTCGAGGGCGCTGGCGCCAAGGTCACCGTCAAGTGA
- the rpoB gene encoding DNA-directed RNA polymerase subunit beta has translation MAAPRNASNNSAASTAPLRVSFAKIKEPLEVPNLLALQTESFDWLLGNAAWKTRVEEALESGQDVPTKSGLEEIFEEISPIEDFSGSMSLTFRDHRFEPPKNSIDECKDRDFTFAAPLFVTAEFTNNETGEIKSQTVFMGDFPLMTHKGTFVINGTERVVVSQLVRSPGVYFDSTLDKVSDKDIYSAKIIPSRGAWLEMEIDKRDMVGVRIDRKRKQSVTVLLKALGWTSEMILEEFGEYESMRATLEKDHTQGQDDALLDIYRKLRPGEPPTREAAQTLLENLYFNPKRYDLAKVGRYKVNRKLGNAESLDSGVLTEPDIIGTIKYLVKLHAGETEWRDDEGRDIVVEVDDIDHFGNRRLRNVGELIQNQVRTGLARMERVVRERMTTQDVEAITPQTLINIRPVVASIKEFFGTSQLSQFMDQTNPLSGLTHKRRLSALGPGGLSRERAGFEVRDVHPSHYGRMCPIETPEGPNIGLIGSLASYGRVNAFGFIETPYRKVDENGVVTTHVDYLTADEEDRYVIAQANAPLTDDNHFAEPRVLVRRRGGEIDYVPGTEVDYMDVSPRQMVSVATAMIPFLEHDDANRALMGSNMMRQAVPLLRSEAPLVGTGMEYRCAVDAADVITADKAGVVQEVSADYVTVANDDGTYNTYRAAKFTRSNQGTAFNQKVLVDEGVRVEAGQVLADGPCTDEGEMALGKNLLVAFMSWEGHNYEDAIILSQRLVQDDVLSSIHIEEHEVDARDTKLGPEEITRDIPNVSEEVLADLDERGIIRIGADVVTGDILVGKVTPKGETELTPEERLLRAIFGEKAREVRDTSLKVPHGESGKVIGVRVFDREEGDELPPGVNQLVRVYVAQKRKITNGDKLAGRHGNKGVISKILPVEDMPFLEDGTPVDIILNPLGVPSRMNPGQVLEIHLGWLAKQGWDVSGLADEWARRLQAIGADTVEGGTNLATPVFDGAREDEITGLLDNTTLTRDGERLVNSTGKARLFDGRSGEPFPMPISVGYMYILKLHHLVDDKLHARSTGPYSMITQQPLGGKAQFGGQRFGEMEVWALEAYGAAYALQELLTIKSDDVLGRVKVYEAIVKGENIPEPGIPESFKVLIKEMQSLCLNVEVLSSDGSNIELRDSDEDVFRAAEELGIDLSRREPSSVEEV, from the coding sequence TTGGCCGCGCCGCGCAACGCCTCGAACAATTCCGCCGCATCCACCGCCCCGCTCCGCGTCTCGTTCGCGAAGATCAAGGAGCCCCTCGAGGTACCGAACCTCCTCGCCCTGCAGACCGAGAGCTTTGACTGGCTGCTCGGCAATGCGGCCTGGAAGACCCGGGTCGAGGAGGCGCTGGAGTCTGGTCAGGACGTCCCCACCAAGTCCGGTCTGGAGGAGATCTTCGAAGAGATCTCCCCGATCGAGGACTTCAGTGGGTCGATGTCGCTGACCTTCCGCGACCACCGTTTCGAGCCGCCGAAGAACTCCATTGACGAGTGCAAGGACCGCGACTTCACCTTCGCGGCCCCGCTCTTCGTCACGGCCGAGTTCACCAACAACGAGACCGGTGAGATCAAGTCTCAGACGGTCTTCATGGGCGACTTCCCGCTCATGACCCACAAGGGCACGTTCGTGATCAACGGCACCGAGCGTGTCGTCGTCTCGCAGCTGGTCCGCTCCCCGGGCGTCTACTTCGACTCCACCCTGGACAAGGTGTCCGACAAGGACATCTACTCCGCCAAGATCATCCCCTCCCGCGGTGCCTGGCTGGAGATGGAGATCGACAAGCGCGACATGGTCGGTGTCCGCATCGACCGCAAGCGCAAGCAGTCGGTCACCGTGCTGCTCAAGGCCCTCGGCTGGACCAGCGAGATGATCCTCGAGGAGTTCGGCGAGTACGAGTCGATGCGCGCCACCCTGGAGAAGGACCACACCCAGGGCCAGGACGACGCGCTGCTCGACATCTACCGCAAGCTGCGTCCGGGCGAGCCGCCGACCCGTGAGGCCGCGCAGACCCTGCTCGAGAACCTCTACTTCAACCCGAAGCGCTACGACCTGGCCAAGGTCGGCCGCTACAAGGTCAACCGCAAGCTGGGCAACGCCGAGTCGCTGGACTCCGGCGTGCTCACCGAGCCCGACATCATCGGCACCATCAAGTACCTGGTGAAGCTGCACGCGGGCGAGACCGAGTGGCGTGACGACGAGGGCCGCGACATCGTGGTCGAGGTCGACGACATCGACCACTTCGGCAACCGTCGCCTGCGCAACGTCGGCGAGCTCATCCAGAACCAGGTCCGCACCGGCCTGGCCCGCATGGAGCGCGTCGTCCGCGAGCGCATGACCACCCAGGACGTCGAGGCGATCACGCCGCAGACCCTGATCAACATCCGGCCGGTCGTCGCCTCCATCAAGGAGTTCTTCGGCACCAGCCAGCTGTCCCAGTTCATGGACCAGACCAACCCGCTGTCGGGTCTGACCCACAAGCGCCGTCTGTCCGCACTGGGTCCCGGTGGTCTGTCCCGTGAGCGGGCCGGCTTCGAGGTCCGTGACGTGCACCCCTCGCACTACGGCCGCATGTGTCCGATCGAGACCCCTGAAGGCCCGAACATCGGTCTGATCGGGTCGCTGGCCTCGTACGGCCGGGTGAACGCCTTCGGCTTCATCGAGACCCCGTACCGCAAGGTCGACGAGAACGGTGTGGTCACCACCCACGTCGACTACCTGACTGCCGACGAAGAGGACCGCTACGTCATCGCGCAGGCCAACGCGCCGCTGACCGATGACAACCACTTCGCGGAGCCGCGCGTCCTGGTCCGCCGCCGTGGCGGCGAGATCGACTACGTGCCCGGCACCGAGGTCGACTACATGGACGTCTCGCCGCGCCAGATGGTGTCGGTCGCGACCGCCATGATCCCGTTCCTCGAGCACGACGACGCCAACCGCGCGCTCATGGGCTCGAACATGATGCGCCAGGCCGTCCCGCTGCTGCGCAGCGAGGCGCCGCTGGTCGGCACCGGCATGGAGTACCGCTGCGCCGTCGACGCCGCGGACGTCATCACCGCCGACAAGGCCGGTGTGGTCCAGGAGGTCTCGGCCGACTACGTCACCGTCGCCAACGACGACGGCACGTACAACACCTACCGGGCCGCCAAGTTCACCCGCTCCAACCAGGGCACCGCCTTCAACCAGAAGGTGCTCGTGGACGAGGGCGTGCGGGTCGAGGCCGGCCAGGTGCTGGCCGACGGCCCGTGCACCGACGAGGGCGAGATGGCGCTGGGCAAGAACCTGCTCGTCGCCTTCATGTCCTGGGAGGGCCACAACTACGAGGACGCGATCATCCTGTCGCAGCGCCTCGTGCAGGACGACGTCCTCTCCTCGATCCACATCGAGGAGCACGAGGTCGACGCCCGTGACACCAAGCTGGGCCCCGAGGAGATCACCCGGGACATCCCGAACGTCTCCGAGGAGGTCCTCGCCGACCTCGACGAGCGCGGCATCATCCGGATCGGCGCCGATGTCGTCACCGGCGACATCCTGGTCGGCAAGGTCACCCCGAAGGGTGAGACCGAGCTGACCCCGGAGGAGCGCCTGCTCCGCGCGATCTTCGGTGAGAAGGCCCGTGAGGTCCGCGACACCTCGCTGAAGGTGCCGCACGGTGAGTCCGGCAAGGTCATCGGCGTCCGCGTCTTCGACCGCGAAGAGGGCGACGAGCTGCCCCCGGGCGTGAACCAGCTGGTCCGCGTCTACGTGGCCCAGAAGCGCAAGATCACCAACGGTGACAAGCTCGCCGGCCGCCACGGCAACAAGGGCGTCATCTCCAAGATCCTGCCGGTCGAGGACATGCCGTTCCTCGAGGACGGCACCCCGGTCGACATCATCCTCAACCCGCTGGGTGTCCCGTCCCGAATGAACCCGGGACAGGTCCTGGAGATCCACCTCGGCTGGCTCGCCAAGCAGGGCTGGGACGTCTCCGGCCTCGCCGACGAGTGGGCCCGCCGCCTGCAGGCGATCGGCGCCGACACGGTCGAGGGCGGCACCAACCTGGCCACCCCGGTCTTCGACGGCGCCCGCGAGGACGAGATCACCGGTCTGCTCGACAACACCACCCTCACCCGTGACGGTGAGCGCCTGGTGAACTCCACCGGTAAGGCCCGCCTGTTCGACGGCCGCTCCGGCGAGCCGTTCCCGATGCCGATCTCGGTCGGCTACATGTACATCCTCAAGCTGCACCACCTGGTCGACGACAAGCTGCACGCCCGTTCGACCGGTCCGTACTCGATGATCACCCAGCAGCCGCTCGGTGGTAAGGCGCAGTTCGGTGGTCAGCGCTTCGGTGAGATGGAGGTGTGGGCCCTTGAGGCGTACGGCGCGGCCTACGCGCTGCAGGAGCTGCTCACCATCAAGTCCGACGACGTCCTGGGCCGCGTGAAGGTCTACGAGGCGATCGTCAAGGGCGAGAACATCCCCGAGCCGGGCATTCCCGAGTCCTTCAAGGTCCTCATCAAGGAAATGCAGTCGCTCTGCCTCAACGTGGAGGTGCTGTCCTCGGACGGCTCCAACATCGAGCTGCGGGACTCCGACGAGGACGTGTTCCGCGCTGCCGAGGAGCTCGGCATCGACCTGTCCCGGCGCGAGCCGAGCAGCGTCGAAGAGGTCTGA
- a CDS encoding DNA-directed RNA polymerase subunit beta', with translation MLDVNFFDELRIGLATADDIRQWSHGEVKKPETINYRTLKPEKDGLFCEKIFGPTRDWECYCGKYKRVRFKGIICERCGVEVTRAKVRRERMGHIELAAPVTHIWYFKGVPSRLGYLLDLAPKDLEKVIYFAAYMITWVDEERRQRDLPSLEAHVSVERQQIENRRDADLEARAKKAETDLAELEAEGAKADVRRKVREGAEREMKQLRDRAQREIDRLDEVWARFKNLKVQDLEGDELLYRELRDRFGTYFQGSMGAAALKDRLETFDLTAEAERLREIIRTGKGQKKTRALKRLKVVSAFLQTSNKPHGMVLDCVPVIPPDLRPMVQLDGGRFATSDLNDLYRRVINRNNRLKRLLDLGAPEIIVNNEKRMLQEAVDALFDNGRRGRPVTGPGNRPLKSLSDMLKGKQGRFRQNLLGKRVDYSARSVIVVGPQLKLHQCGLPKAMALELFKPFVMKRLVDLNHAQNIKSAKRMVERARPVVWDVLEEVIAEHPVLLNRAPTLHRLGIQAFEPQLVEGKAIQIHPLVCTAFNADFDGDQMAVHLPLSAEAQAEARILMLSSNNILKPADGRPVTMPTQDMVLGLFFLTSDRENVKGAGRSFSSTAEAIMAFDARELDVQAPINLRLPIGTVPPRGWTPSVDPEWVDSEAAQWTEGESFRLTTTLGRALFNELLPEDYPFVDYEVGKKQLSAIVNDLAERYPKVVVAATLDNLKASGFHWSTRSGVTVSISDVVVPPSKPQILEGYEAQAEKVQKNYERGLMTNDERKQELVNIWTKATNEVAEAMNANFPKTNPIFMMVDSGARGNMMQMRQIAGMRGLVSNAKNETIPRPIKASFREGLSVLEYFISTHGARKGLADTALRTADSGYLTRRLVDVSQDVIIREEDCGTERGLKLAIGSVGEDGVLRKAEDVETSVYARMLAEDITVDGKLIATANTDLGDVLIDELIKYGIGEVKVRSILTCESAVGTCAMCYGRSLATGKLVDIGEAVGIIAAQSIGEPGTQLTMRTFHTGGVAGDDITQGLPRVVELFEARTPKGVAPISEASGRARIEDTEKTRKIVITPDDGTDEIAYPVSKRVKLLVSEGEQVEVGQKLTMGATNPHDVLRIMGQRAVQVHLVAEVQKVYNSQGVSIHDKHIEIIIRQMLRRVTIIESGDAELLPGELVERGRFETENRRVVSEGGHPASGRPQLMGITKASLATESWLSAASFQETTRVLTDAAIHAKSDPLLGLKENVILGKLIPAGTGLPRYRNIRVEPTEEAKAAMYSAVGYDDYDLSPFGAGSGQAVPLDDYDYGPYTG, from the coding sequence GTGCTTGACGTCAACTTCTTCGACGAGCTCCGCATCGGCCTGGCCACGGCTGACGACATCCGCCAGTGGTCGCACGGCGAGGTCAAGAAGCCGGAGACCATCAACTACCGCACCCTGAAGCCCGAAAAGGACGGCCTCTTCTGCGAGAAGATCTTCGGCCCCACCCGGGACTGGGAGTGCTACTGCGGTAAGTACAAGCGCGTCCGCTTCAAGGGCATCATCTGCGAGCGCTGCGGCGTCGAGGTGACCCGCGCCAAGGTGCGCCGTGAGCGGATGGGCCACATCGAGCTGGCCGCCCCGGTCACCCACATCTGGTACTTCAAGGGTGTGCCGTCCCGCCTCGGCTACCTGCTCGACCTGGCGCCGAAGGACCTCGAGAAGGTCATCTACTTCGCCGCCTACATGATCACCTGGGTGGACGAGGAGCGCCGCCAGCGCGACCTGCCCTCCCTGGAGGCGCACGTCTCGGTCGAGCGCCAGCAGATCGAGAACCGCCGCGACGCCGACCTCGAGGCCCGCGCCAAGAAGGCCGAGACCGACCTGGCCGAGCTGGAGGCCGAGGGCGCCAAGGCCGACGTGCGCCGCAAGGTGCGCGAGGGTGCCGAGCGTGAGATGAAGCAGCTGCGCGACCGTGCGCAGCGCGAGATCGACCGCCTGGACGAGGTCTGGGCCCGGTTCAAGAACCTCAAGGTCCAGGACCTCGAGGGCGACGAGCTGCTCTACCGCGAGCTCCGCGACCGGTTCGGCACCTACTTCCAGGGCTCGATGGGCGCCGCGGCCCTCAAGGACCGCCTGGAGACCTTCGACCTGACCGCCGAGGCCGAGCGCCTGCGCGAGATCATCCGCACCGGCAAGGGCCAGAAGAAGACCCGTGCGCTCAAGCGCCTCAAGGTCGTCTCCGCCTTCCTGCAGACCAGCAACAAGCCGCACGGCATGGTGCTCGACTGCGTCCCGGTGATCCCGCCGGACCTGCGTCCGATGGTGCAGCTGGACGGTGGCCGCTTCGCGACCTCCGACCTGAACGACCTGTACCGCCGTGTCATCAACCGCAACAACCGCCTGAAGCGGCTTCTCGACCTCGGCGCGCCCGAGATCATCGTCAACAACGAGAAGCGCATGCTCCAGGAGGCGGTCGACGCCCTCTTCGACAACGGCCGCCGCGGCCGCCCGGTGACGGGCCCCGGCAACCGTCCGCTGAAGTCCCTCAGCGACATGCTGAAGGGCAAGCAGGGTCGTTTCCGTCAGAACCTGCTCGGCAAGCGCGTCGACTACTCGGCCCGTTCGGTCATCGTCGTCGGCCCGCAGCTCAAGCTGCACCAGTGCGGTCTGCCCAAGGCCATGGCGCTGGAGCTCTTCAAGCCGTTCGTGATGAAGCGCCTGGTCGACCTGAACCACGCGCAGAACATCAAGTCGGCCAAGCGCATGGTCGAGCGCGCCCGCCCGGTGGTGTGGGACGTCCTCGAAGAGGTCATCGCCGAGCACCCGGTGCTGCTGAACCGTGCGCCCACCCTGCACCGCCTGGGCATCCAGGCCTTCGAGCCGCAGCTGGTCGAGGGCAAGGCCATCCAGATCCACCCGCTCGTCTGCACCGCGTTCAACGCGGACTTCGACGGTGACCAGATGGCCGTCCACCTGCCGCTGAGCGCGGAGGCCCAGGCCGAGGCCCGCATCCTGATGCTGTCCTCGAACAACATCCTGAAGCCGGCCGACGGTCGCCCCGTCACCATGCCGACCCAGGACATGGTGCTCGGTCTGTTCTTCCTCACCTCGGACCGCGAGAACGTGAAGGGCGCCGGCCGCTCCTTCTCGTCCACCGCCGAGGCGATCATGGCCTTCGACGCCCGCGAGCTGGACGTCCAGGCCCCGATCAACCTGCGGCTGCCGATCGGCACCGTGCCGCCGCGGGGCTGGACCCCGTCGGTCGACCCCGAGTGGGTCGACAGCGAGGCCGCGCAGTGGACCGAGGGCGAGTCCTTCCGGCTCACCACGACCCTGGGTCGGGCGCTCTTCAACGAGCTGCTGCCCGAGGACTACCCGTTCGTCGACTACGAGGTGGGCAAGAAGCAGCTCTCCGCGATCGTCAACGACCTGGCCGAGCGGTACCCCAAGGTCGTCGTGGCGGCGACCCTGGACAACCTGAAGGCGTCCGGCTTCCACTGGTCGACCCGTTCCGGTGTCACCGTCTCGATCTCGGACGTCGTGGTCCCGCCGAGCAAGCCCCAGATCCTCGAGGGCTACGAGGCGCAGGCCGAGAAGGTCCAGAAGAACTACGAGCGCGGTCTGATGACCAACGACGAGCGCAAGCAGGAGCTCGTCAACATCTGGACCAAGGCGACCAACGAGGTCGCCGAGGCGATGAACGCGAACTTCCCGAAGACCAACCCCATCTTCATGATGGTCGACTCGGGTGCTCGTGGAAACATGATGCAGATGCGTCAGATCGCCGGTATGCGTGGTCTGGTGTCGAACGCGAAGAACGAGACCATCCCGCGTCCCATCAAGGCCTCGTTCCGTGAGGGCCTGTCCGTGCTGGAGTACTTCATCTCCACCCACGGTGCCCGTAAGGGTCTGGCCGACACCGCGCTGCGTACCGCCGACTCGGGTTACCTGACCCGTCGTCTGGTGGACGTCTCGCAGGACGTGATCATCCGCGAGGAGGACTGCGGCACCGAGCGCGGCCTCAAGCTGGCGATCGGCAGCGTCGGCGAGGACGGCGTGCTGCGCAAGGCGGAGGACGTCGAGACCAGCGTCTACGCCCGCATGCTGGCCGAGGACATCACCGTCGACGGCAAGCTCATCGCGACGGCCAACACCGACCTCGGTGACGTCCTGATCGACGAGCTGATCAAGTACGGCATCGGCGAGGTCAAGGTCCGCTCGATCCTCACCTGTGAGTCGGCGGTCGGCACCTGCGCCATGTGCTACGGCCGCTCGCTGGCCACCGGCAAGCTGGTCGACATCGGTGAGGCGGTCGGCATCATCGCCGCCCAGTCCATCGGTGAGCCCGGTACCCAGCTGACCATGCGTACCTTCCACACCGGTGGTGTGGCCGGTGACGACATCACCCAGGGTCTGCCGCGTGTCGTCGAGCTCTTCGAGGCCCGTACCCCCAAGGGTGTGGCCCCGATCTCGGAGGCCTCCGGCCGGGCCCGGATCGAGGACACCGAGAAGACCCGCAAGATCGTCATCACCCCGGACGACGGCACCGACGAGATCGCCTACCCGGTCTCCAAGCGTGTCAAGCTCCTGGTGAGCGAGGGCGAGCAGGTCGAGGTCGGCCAGAAGCTGACCATGGGTGCCACCAACCCGCACGACGTGCTGCGGATCATGGGCCAGCGTGCCGTCCAGGTCCACCTGGTCGCCGAGGTCCAGAAGGTCTACAACTCGCAGGGTGTGTCGATCCACGACAAGCACATCGAGATCATCATCCGGCAGATGCTCCGCCGCGTGACGATCATCGAGTCGGGCGACGCCGAGCTGCTGCCGGGCGAGCTGGTCGAGCGCGGCCGGTTCGAGACCGAGAACCGTCGTGTGGTCTCCGAGGGCGGTCACCCCGCCTCCGGCCGTCCGCAGCTGATGGGTATCACCAAGGCCTCGCTGGCCACCGAGTCCTGGCTGTCGGCCGCCTCCTTCCAGGAGACGACCCGGGTGCTCACCGACGCGGCGATCCACGCCAAGTCGGACCCGCTGCTGGGCCTCAAGGAGAACGTCATCCTCGGTAAGCTCATCCCGGCCGGTACGGGCCTGCCCCGCTACCGCAACATCCGGGTCGAGCCGACCGAGGAGGCCAAGGCCGCGATGTACTCGGCCGTCGGCTACGACGACTACGACCTGTCGCCCTTCGGCGCCGGCTCCGGCCAGGCGGTCCCGCTGGACGACTACGACTACGGCCCGTACACCGGCTGA